One region of Triticum aestivum cultivar Chinese Spring chromosome 6B, IWGSC CS RefSeq v2.1, whole genome shotgun sequence genomic DNA includes:
- the LOC123135856 gene encoding pentatricopeptide repeat-containing protein At1g02060, chloroplastic, protein MGTAGKLPAQPEPASVAAARKLHLLLRSRDLRPALEYLSSLPSPLTLLPNHALNALLRALAAAGRVRAATDLFRRIPAPTAHSFNSLLAALLRRGRTRAANAVLAAFLRSPRATPDAATLNTLLHGLSTASPRPSPPALVRLFRFLPETYAFAPDAISYNSLLSALCRAGDLSAARKLFDKMRVGEKDCKASVFPNVITYTTMIKAYCVRGLADEALTVFKMMAADGVTPNRITYNTMIQGFCEAGRMELVKGLLETDSFKPDTCTFNTLMAAHCGEGRIKEAVEVFGQMVELRVSRDSASYSTVIRALCENREFVKAEALVDELLQKEVLTKQGGCVPLIAAYNPVFVYLCENGKAKKARVLFGQLLDRRSKVDFAAFKTLILGHCKEGDFEEGYQLVLSMLKRDLVPDDECYIAIVEGFSQKGRMKVAWEALHRMLNSGLRPSTSTFHSVLLGLLKKEGCAKEAADLIEIMLERKIRQNLDLSTNTIDALFKSNLNDRAYKIITSLYDQGYYIKMEKLIGDLCEEKKFTEAAELTLFSLQKRHELGVSVSSTVLDGLCTGGRASDAFRLFYELIESGSSSAAVEPRSLVALHHALDEDGKMKEADFVAKQMRRTAARIREMV, encoded by the coding sequence ATGGGCACGGCAGGGAAGCTGCCGGCGCAGCCGGAGcccgcgtcggtggcggcggcgaggaagctGCACCTCCTCCTCCGCTCCCGCGACCTGCGCCCGGCGCTCGAATACCTCAGCTCCCTCCCCTCGCCGCTCACCCTCCTCCCCAACCACGCCCTCAACGCCCTCCTgcgcgcgctcgccgccgccggccgcgtcCGCGCCGCCACCGACCTCTTCCGCCGCATCCCCGCCCCCACCGCGCACTCCTTCAACTCCCTCCTCGCCGCGCTCCTCCGCCGCGGCCGCACCCGCGCCGCCAACGCCGTCCTGGCCGCCTTCCTCCGCTCCCCGCGGGCCACGCCCGACGCCGCCACCCTCAACACCCTCCTCCACGGCCTCTccaccgcctccccgcgcccgtcGCCTCCCGCGCTCGTCAGGCTCTTCCGCTTCCTGCCGGAGACCTACGCCTTCGCCCCCGACGCCATCTCCTACAACTCGCTGCTCTCCGCTCTCTGCCGCGCCGGTGACCTGTCCGCCGCGCGCAAGCTGTTTGACAAAATGCGCGTCGGGGAAAAGGATTGCAAGGCTTCCGTGTTTCCTAATGTCATCACTTACACGACCATGATCAAGGCATACTGCGTAAGGGGCCTGGCTGACGAGGCGCTCACGGTCTTCAAGATGATGGCTGCGGATGGTGTGACGCCGAACAGGATCACCTACAACACGATGATCCAGGGGTTCTGCGAGGCCGGCAGGATGGAGCTGGTGAAGGGGTTGCTGGAGACGGACTCGTTTAAGCCAGACACGTGCACATTCAACACACTGATGGCCGCACATTGTGGCGAAGGGCGGATCAAGGAGGCGGTGGAGGTGTTTGGCCAAATGGTGGAGCTCCGTGTGAGTCGTGATTCTGCAAGCTATAGCACGGTGATCAGGGCGTTGTGCGAGAACAGGGAGTTCGTGAAGGCTGAGGCGCTTGTGGATGAGCTTTTGCAAAAGGAGGTGCTCACGAAACAAGGGGGTTGTGTACCGCTCATTGCGGCATATAACCCagtatttgtgtacttgtgtgagaATGGGAAGGCAAAGAAGGCAAGGGTGCTGTTTGGGCAACTATTGGATCGGAGGAGCAAGGTCGACTTTGCTGCATTCAAGACATTAATTCTAGGACATTGCAAGGAAGGAGATTTTGAAGAAGGGTACCAGCTGGTGCTCTCGATGTTGAAGAGGGATCTTGTGCCTGATGATGAATGCTACATTGCCATCGTAGAGGGATTTTCACAGAAAGGAAGGATGAAGGTTGCATGGGAGGCCCTACACAGGATGCTGAACAGTGGTCTCCGGCCTAGCACAAGCACGTTCCACTCGGTTCTCTTGGGACTTCTGAAAAAAGAAGGTTGCGCAAAAGAAGCTGCAGATTTGATTGAGATAATGCTTGAGAGGAAGATCCGCCAGAATTTGGATCTTTCGACCAATACGATTGACGCATTGTTCAAAAGCAACCTAAATGACCGTGCTTACAAAATCATCACATCTCTATATGACCAAGGCTACTACATCAAGATGGAAAAACTAATCGGGGACCTCTGCGAGGAAAAGAAGTTCACAGAGGCAGCCGAACTCACCTTGTTTAGCTTGCAGAAGCGTCATGAATTGGGTGTGTCAGTATCCAGTACGGTTCTGGATGGCCTTTGCACAGGTGGTCGAGCTTCAGATGCGTTCCGGCTTTTCTATGAACTCATCGAGAGCGGAAGCAGTTCTGCTGCTGTTGAACCTCGCAGTTTGGTTGCGCTTCATCATGCGCTTGACGAAGACGGAAAAATGAAAGAAGCTGATTTTGTTGCTAAACAGATGAGGCGTACGGCTGCCAGAATTAGGGAAATGGTCTAA
- the LOC123135857 gene encoding histone deacetylase complex subunit SAP18 — protein MAGMGDMQMRPRPGPPMHRGPPPMARPRPQPIDREKTCPLLLRVFTKVGGHHLNEEFSERGKEPKDEVQIYTWKDATLRELTDLVKEVALPARKRNARLSFAFVYPDKNGRFVVKQVGSTFSYGHGRGDDAKSLGDLGFQIGDYLSVSIM, from the exons ATGGCAGGCATGGGCGATATGCAGATGAGGCCGCGGCCGGGCCCGCCGATGCACCGCGGCCCGCCTCCCATGGCGCGGCCCCGCCCCCAACCCATCGACCGCGAGAAG ACCTGCCCTCTCCTGCTCCGGGTTTTCACCAAG GTTGGTGGCCATCACCTAAATGAAGAATTTTCTGAGAGAGGGAAGGAGCCAAAAGATGAAGTTCAGATTTATACGTGGAAGGATGCCACACTCCGGGAGCTCACTGATCTT GTCAAAGAGGTTGCTCTTCCAGCAAGGAAAAGAAACGCTAGGTTATCTTTTGCTTTTGTATACCCGGATAAGAATGGTCGTTTTGTTGTCAAACAG GTGGGTTCGACCTTTTCTTATGGTCATGGAAGAGGGGATGATGCCAAATCTCTTGGGGATCTTGGCTTCCAG ATAGGTGATTACTTGAGCGTGTCGATCATGTGA